A stretch of Spartinivicinus marinus DNA encodes these proteins:
- a CDS encoding DUF4274 domain-containing protein: protein MKSEAEDKIIDTLLYEFRELSDALNDINSLGETALFEFIENYNWDDGFELPQAIVHHPSCDLALALEMFWLSESFNWLEFDEPEDSERKWYEFSRKLLEKILDGDYKLGGNRFIGVDKYFSKVDLHIWKKRGLPSVLFESIGQ from the coding sequence ATGAAATCAGAAGCTGAAGACAAGATAATCGATACATTACTCTATGAATTTCGAGAGTTATCCGATGCACTTAATGATATTAATTCTCTAGGGGAGACAGCTCTTTTCGAATTTATTGAGAACTACAACTGGGATGATGGCTTTGAATTGCCTCAAGCGATAGTTCATCACCCTAGCTGCGATTTGGCGTTGGCGCTTGAAATGTTTTGGTTGTCCGAGTCCTTCAATTGGTTAGAGTTTGATGAGCCTGAGGATTCCGAAAGGAAGTGGTACGAATTTTCTAGGAAACTGCTAGAAAAAATATTGGACGGCGATTACAAGCTGGGAGGTAATAGATTCATTGGGGTAGATAAGTACTTTTCTAAAGTAGATCTACATATATGGAAAAAACGAGGGTTGCCAAGTGTTCTATTCGAAAGCATTGGTCAGTAA
- a CDS encoding protein export chaperone SecB, protein MKEWDEVKEEFEADGSLRDIYVEEVNISEWNSFISAILRSKYRIKFIHGDREISLPEDFGSIKKLQLEEPTTLHIWVTDKTQLNCHFFIESEIELDVSPYDIQDSASYSSLVSFLKWLAALLGKQVKLTHEGMQNQVILSVTN, encoded by the coding sequence ATGAAAGAATGGGATGAGGTTAAAGAAGAATTTGAAGCGGATGGTTCTCTGCGAGATATCTACGTAGAAGAGGTAAATATATCTGAATGGAACTCCTTTATTAGCGCAATTCTTCGTTCAAAATATCGAATAAAATTTATCCATGGAGACAGAGAGATATCTTTGCCAGAGGATTTTGGTAGCATTAAGAAGCTGCAATTAGAAGAGCCCACAACATTACATATTTGGGTAACAGACAAAACTCAATTGAATTGTCATTTTTTCATAGAGTCTGAAATTGAGTTAGATGTTTCACCTTACGATATACAAGATTCGGCTTCGTATAGCTCTCTAGTTAGTTTTTTAAAGTGGTTGGCAGCTTTACTTGGTAAGCAAGTTAAACTCACGCATGAAGGTATGCAAAACCAGGTAATATTAAGTGTCACAAACTAA
- a CDS encoding phosphatidylinositol-specific phospholipase C domain-containing protein has protein sequence MIGFNKIFKKYILYTLTIALGLNIITVYAKVSFSDSTSDVYDNSNWMSKLPDTSLISELSIPGTHDSTTFTTTMIAGAGYVKTQSMDFHAQFKAGIRFLDIRARHSNDSFPIHHGNYYLHKNFADVLRNTNSFLSNNPSEVIFIRLKEESTPDNNSRSFVETFESYMKNVDLGRHVWRGSNKNPSLGELRGKIVILDDFDGSSSYAYIEHSKNDFSIQDNYNPDNGVDKIKSIKKHFADAATDSSNNKYINYLSGYITAIYTPKGLAKQMNSKSHDYIANHLDKRLGFVIADFPGKDLIQDLINANNSRLFNVVSGFNNKCLDIDVASSNVQVWDCSGNTNQQWHYDLQTAQIRSPASNYCLDAAAPGGNLYMSPCHGGANQKWDLLLSGEIKDRAHGQCIDLYQFNDSNGANVKMHECNNLKNQKWYAGKGYKKITGYNNKCLDVDENSSNVQMWDCSGWPNQRWTYNMLTGEIKSGANDKCLDASSNGNVYMYKCHGGDNQRWDILPTTEIRSRANRQCLDLFEFNDSDGANVQMYNCNNRKNQRWAWKQ, from the coding sequence GTGATAGGTTTTAATAAAATCTTTAAAAAATATATTTTATATACGTTAACAATAGCACTGGGACTAAATATTATTACCGTTTATGCAAAGGTTTCTTTTAGTGACTCAACATCCGATGTGTATGACAATTCAAACTGGATGTCTAAGTTACCTGACACGTCCTTAATTAGTGAGCTTTCTATTCCTGGAACACATGACAGCACAACATTCACAACTACTATGATAGCAGGAGCAGGTTATGTAAAAACTCAATCAATGGACTTTCACGCCCAGTTTAAAGCAGGTATTCGCTTTTTGGACATTAGAGCCAGACACTCTAATGATAGTTTTCCTATTCATCATGGCAATTACTATCTACATAAAAACTTCGCAGATGTACTAAGAAATACTAATTCGTTTCTGTCAAATAATCCTAGTGAAGTAATTTTTATCCGCCTAAAAGAAGAAAGTACCCCTGATAATAACTCTAGATCTTTTGTTGAGACATTTGAGTCCTACATGAAAAATGTGGACTTAGGGAGGCACGTCTGGCGAGGGAGTAATAAAAACCCATCACTAGGTGAGTTAAGAGGAAAAATTGTTATTTTAGATGATTTTGATGGTTCGTCTAGCTACGCTTATATTGAACATAGTAAAAATGATTTTTCCATTCAAGATAATTACAATCCAGACAACGGAGTAGATAAAATAAAGTCGATTAAAAAGCATTTTGCTGACGCAGCTACTGATTCATCAAATAATAAATATATTAATTATTTAAGCGGTTATATAACTGCAATATATACCCCTAAAGGCTTAGCTAAGCAAATGAATTCAAAGTCCCATGACTACATAGCTAACCACTTAGACAAGCGCCTAGGGTTTGTTATTGCGGACTTTCCCGGAAAAGACCTTATTCAAGACCTTATTAACGCAAATAATAGCCGTTTATTTAATGTAGTCTCTGGTTTTAATAACAAATGTTTAGATATTGATGTGGCTTCATCTAACGTTCAAGTTTGGGATTGTAGTGGTAATACCAATCAACAGTGGCACTACGATTTACAGACAGCTCAGATTAGGTCACCTGCCAGTAATTATTGTTTAGACGCTGCTGCCCCCGGCGGTAATTTATACATGAGCCCTTGTCATGGAGGGGCTAATCAGAAGTGGGACCTACTGCTTTCTGGTGAAATCAAAGACCGAGCTCATGGGCAATGCATTGATCTTTACCAATTTAACGACAGTAATGGTGCAAATGTTAAAATGCATGAATGTAACAATCTAAAAAACCAGAAATGGTACGCAGGGAAAGGGTATAAGAAAATTACAGGTTATAATAATAAATGTTTGGATGTGGATGAGAATTCTTCAAACGTTCAAATGTGGGACTGTTCTGGATGGCCCAACCAGCGCTGGACTTACAATATGTTAACAGGTGAAATAAAATCAGGCGCTAATGATAAATGCCTTGATGCCTCTTCTAATGGCAATGTATATATGTACAAATGCCATGGTGGGGATAATCAGAGGTGGGATATTTTACCTACAACGGAGATCAGAAGTAGGGCTAATCGTCAATGTCTAGATCTTTTTGAATTTAATGATAGTGATGGCGCAAATGTTCAAATGTATAACTGCAACAATCGAAAAAATCAGAGATGGGCTTGGAAACAGTAG
- the tnpB gene encoding IS66 family insertion sequence element accessory protein TnpB (TnpB, as the term is used for proteins encoded by IS66 family insertion elements, is considered an accessory protein, since TnpC, encoded by a neighboring gene, is a DDE family transposase.): MLQLTPQHRLLLAVNPIDFRKGMNSLVALCQLQLNEQADSGTIFVFTNRRKDAVKLLVYDGQGFWLCMKRFSQGKLKWWPKAGETTYKISAKELQILLYQGNPKRASITEDWKSVAA, translated from the coding sequence ATGCTGCAATTGACGCCTCAACACCGTTTATTATTAGCGGTTAATCCCATCGACTTCCGAAAAGGCATGAATAGTTTAGTTGCACTGTGTCAATTGCAATTAAATGAGCAGGCCGATTCAGGGACTATTTTTGTGTTTACGAACCGGCGTAAAGATGCGGTTAAATTATTAGTCTATGACGGACAAGGGTTTTGGCTCTGCATGAAGCGATTTTCTCAAGGCAAGTTAAAGTGGTGGCCGAAAGCCGGAGAAACCACCTATAAAATCAGTGCCAAAGAGCTGCAAATTCTATTATACCAAGGCAACCCCAAACGGGCCTCTATCACGGAAGACTGGAAATCAGTGGCGGCTTAA
- a CDS encoding mechanosensitive ion channel family protein, which produces MESALNWVNENSDMLIEYAIQIALAFVVLLVGIRVAKLCGKLTEKAFNSRRVDKAVGSFVSSIVYAIVLAATVLMALSQVGIETTSFIAILGAAGLAVGLALQGSLSNFASGVLIILLRPFKSGDYIEAGGQSGTVTKIEIFSTELRTPDNKVIIMPNSSVMSDAIVNYSREKTRRIDLVIGVGYEANLKEAKQVLSSILDADVRVLKDPGYTVAVLELADSSVNFAVRPWVNTVDYWPTYFELVEKIKLALDEANISIPFPQMDIHLHKDK; this is translated from the coding sequence ATGGAGTCTGCATTAAATTGGGTGAATGAAAACTCAGATATGCTAATTGAGTATGCAATACAGATCGCACTAGCTTTTGTCGTCCTACTTGTTGGAATTCGAGTTGCTAAGTTGTGTGGTAAGTTGACTGAAAAGGCTTTTAATAGTCGCAGGGTTGATAAGGCTGTAGGCTCTTTTGTATCCAGTATTGTCTATGCCATTGTTCTTGCTGCAACAGTCTTGATGGCGCTTTCGCAAGTAGGGATTGAAACCACCTCTTTTATTGCCATTTTAGGTGCTGCAGGTCTTGCCGTTGGTTTGGCTTTGCAAGGTTCATTATCGAATTTTGCTTCAGGTGTTTTGATTATACTTTTACGCCCATTTAAATCTGGAGACTATATTGAGGCTGGCGGCCAGTCGGGTACTGTTACTAAAATAGAAATATTTTCAACGGAGCTGCGTACCCCTGATAATAAAGTCATAATAATGCCTAACTCTTCTGTTATGTCTGATGCTATTGTCAATTATTCTCGAGAAAAAACCCGTCGTATTGATTTGGTAATCGGTGTAGGGTACGAAGCTAACCTTAAGGAAGCCAAACAAGTGCTTTCTTCAATACTTGATGCGGATGTACGGGTACTTAAAGATCCAGGCTATACAGTAGCTGTCTTGGAACTGGCGGACTCTAGCGTTAATTTTGCTGTTCGCCCATGGGTTAATACAGTAGATTACTGGCCAACTTATTTTGAGTTAGTAGAAAAGATTAAACTCGCCTTGGATGAGGCAAATATTTCCATTCCTTTTCCACAAATGGACATACATCTTCATAAAGATAAATAG
- a CDS encoding HU family DNA-binding protein, with amino-acid sequence MTTKKPTAIKERYTKTQILAELAENTGLTKKEVSMVLDELSDLIERHIKKRGCGEFTLPGLLKVTTKKKPAVKARKGVNPFTGEEMMFKAKPATMQVKATPLKKLKDYALS; translated from the coding sequence ATGACAACTAAAAAACCAACTGCAATTAAAGAGCGCTACACCAAGACACAAATTTTGGCCGAACTAGCAGAAAACACAGGACTAACGAAAAAAGAAGTATCAATGGTATTGGATGAGTTGTCTGATCTGATTGAAAGGCATATTAAAAAGCGTGGTTGTGGTGAGTTCACTTTGCCTGGTTTACTGAAGGTGACGACTAAGAAAAAACCTGCAGTTAAGGCTCGTAAAGGGGTCAATCCATTTACGGGTGAAGAAATGATGTTTAAGGCCAAACCTGCCACCATGCAGGTAAAAGCTACCCCCCTAAAAAAATTAAAAGATTATGCTTTAAGCTAA
- a CDS encoding transporter substrate-binding domain-containing protein codes for MASSANMLTFAVAKWPPYFDDERPDQGTLAMQLTLQFREAGIDVHYHWYDSWKAAYNHAQAANVKASPGWICNQTRAKQFYFSYPIYAIKTVFFHLKTTPVQWETLADLKDIGPIAITASYYFGRQFEEAAKTHQLQLRQVRIERLTFNLLLKERVALVPMPLDNGLLILNKYFSEADRRKITYHEKNTDKSYLHIMVPKQQPGALRLYLRINQVLINSAKKLMDKKGRLLQFAKLCPGIQQPGWAFSP; via the coding sequence ATGGCTTCTTCAGCTAACATGCTGACATTTGCGGTAGCTAAATGGCCACCGTATTTCGATGATGAAAGGCCTGACCAAGGTACGCTCGCCATGCAGTTAACCTTGCAATTCCGTGAGGCGGGCATTGACGTACATTATCATTGGTATGATAGCTGGAAAGCTGCTTATAACCATGCACAGGCTGCAAATGTGAAAGCATCGCCGGGCTGGATATGTAACCAAACGCGAGCCAAACAGTTTTATTTTTCTTATCCTATTTATGCGATTAAAACCGTTTTTTTTCACCTAAAGACAACGCCAGTTCAGTGGGAAACCCTGGCTGATTTAAAAGATATAGGGCCGATAGCTATTACAGCATCCTACTATTTTGGCCGGCAATTTGAAGAGGCTGCCAAAACCCATCAGTTACAGTTACGCCAGGTACGAATAGAACGACTCACATTTAACTTATTATTGAAAGAGCGAGTGGCGCTAGTACCCATGCCGCTTGATAATGGCCTATTAATTCTTAATAAATATTTCTCAGAAGCAGATCGTCGAAAAATTACTTATCATGAAAAAAATACGGATAAAAGTTATTTGCATATTATGGTACCTAAACAGCAACCGGGTGCACTACGACTTTATCTTCGTATCAACCAGGTATTAATCAATTCGGCAAAGAAACTCATGGATAAGAAAGGGCGCCTTTTACAATTTGCTAAACTCTGTCCAGGTATTCAGCAGCCGGGTTGGGCATTTAGTCCATAA
- a CDS encoding substrate-binding periplasmic protein, with protein sequence MTLRKILYLIFASLVLVGTSSYSEELLITGNAFKKPKIWKEGKESKGILVDIMKYAGKKMDLEFKVELYPWARAYHYASNGKVGIVGLSITQERLKIFDYSVPLYYDEVILVVKRGNEFKFENNEDLRGKIVGACRGCSFGPEYEKAKKYFKLSPDENNIQRLIKLLKGRIEVAVFSPGEAALNSVINKANDLTRDQFSILDKPITRDPNYLAFAKKLNMKDFLSEFNKVIKKGYDSGAIQKIIEKY encoded by the coding sequence ATGACTCTTAGGAAAATATTATATCTTATATTTGCTTCATTAGTTCTTGTAGGCACAAGCAGTTATTCAGAAGAACTCTTAATTACCGGGAATGCTTTTAAGAAACCAAAGATTTGGAAGGAGGGTAAAGAATCTAAAGGCATTTTGGTAGACATTATGAAATATGCTGGCAAAAAAATGGACCTTGAGTTCAAAGTTGAACTCTATCCTTGGGCAAGAGCTTATCATTATGCTTCTAATGGAAAGGTTGGAATCGTCGGATTGTCCATAACACAGGAGCGGTTGAAGATTTTTGACTACTCAGTCCCCCTGTATTATGACGAAGTAATTCTTGTGGTCAAGCGCGGTAATGAATTTAAGTTTGAGAACAACGAGGACTTAAGAGGCAAGATAGTTGGTGCTTGTAGAGGATGCAGTTTTGGTCCTGAATATGAGAAAGCAAAGAAATATTTTAAACTTAGCCCAGACGAAAATAATATCCAACGGTTAATAAAATTATTAAAAGGGCGGATCGAGGTCGCAGTTTTTAGTCCTGGCGAGGCTGCTTTGAATTCTGTAATTAACAAAGCAAATGACTTAACAAGAGATCAATTCTCTATCCTTGATAAACCTATTACTAGAGATCCGAATTATTTAGCTTTTGCAAAAAAGCTAAACATGAAAGATTTTTTATCTGAGTTTAATAAAGTGATAAAAAAGGGCTATGACTCAGGAGCAATTCAAAAGATTATAGAAAAGTATTGA
- a CDS encoding Fic family protein, producing MRKSDIIEHLKQFTAPVAFGEIKEGLDIPERTLRRYLAQLVSEGKVHAKGEHKGRRYFYAQPTEAQEQPITSASGAGFNYSTHSLQLIAEVHKPLFQRTPCTYKLAWLEAYLPNETFYLTEMERTQLHNTGQRLNKELPAGTYARKIFNRLLIDLSYHSSRLEGNTYSLVDTQKLLLEGTAATGKIDAEKVMLLNHKDAIQFLVDGINRLQINVENIQTLHYLLADGLVAPGTAGHIRQDAVRVSSTTYIPMEGQQRLSDQMEKLIAKAAAIEDPFEQSFFLLVHISYLQAFIDVNKRTARLSANIPLVRHNLVPLSFIDVDKDNYATAVIVTYELNEVRPLAELYVYSYLRSCAQYSVVTEAMGIDTLRVLYRDDRRRLIGEVVISKLVGIHLKQRLEQYTQQEIPAEHQVKFMADIAFDLNNLQPFSISGMGISQRELQEWKALYNEKGLGI from the coding sequence ATGCGAAAAAGTGACATCATAGAGCATCTTAAACAGTTCACCGCTCCAGTGGCGTTTGGTGAGATCAAAGAAGGCTTAGATATTCCTGAGCGTACCCTACGGCGTTATCTTGCTCAATTAGTCAGTGAAGGTAAAGTTCATGCAAAAGGTGAGCATAAAGGACGGCGTTACTTCTATGCTCAGCCAACTGAGGCTCAAGAACAACCGATAACCAGTGCTTCGGGGGCTGGCTTCAACTATTCAACCCACAGCCTACAACTTATAGCTGAAGTGCATAAACCTCTATTTCAGCGAACACCATGCACCTACAAACTTGCTTGGTTAGAGGCTTATTTACCTAACGAAACATTTTACCTTACAGAAATGGAACGCACACAACTCCATAACACAGGACAGAGGTTAAACAAAGAGCTACCTGCTGGGACTTATGCTCGAAAAATATTTAATCGGCTATTAATTGACTTGTCTTACCATTCCTCACGCCTAGAAGGAAATACCTACTCATTAGTTGATACTCAAAAGTTGCTACTAGAAGGTACAGCCGCTACAGGCAAAATTGATGCTGAAAAAGTCATGCTTTTAAACCACAAGGATGCAATACAGTTTCTGGTTGACGGCATTAATCGTCTACAAATTAATGTAGAGAATATTCAGACATTGCATTACTTGTTGGCAGATGGCTTAGTCGCTCCTGGTACAGCGGGCCATATACGACAAGATGCTGTACGAGTTTCATCTACCACCTACATACCTATGGAAGGACAACAGCGTCTTTCAGATCAGATGGAAAAACTTATTGCCAAAGCTGCTGCAATAGAAGACCCGTTTGAGCAAAGTTTTTTCTTATTGGTGCATATTAGCTATCTCCAGGCATTTATTGATGTTAACAAACGGACAGCCCGACTAAGTGCGAATATCCCTCTAGTAAGGCATAACCTTGTACCCTTATCATTTATTGATGTGGATAAAGATAACTATGCAACTGCAGTCATCGTCACCTATGAACTCAATGAGGTAAGGCCATTAGCTGAGCTTTATGTTTACTCCTACTTGCGTAGTTGTGCCCAATATTCCGTTGTAACTGAAGCCATGGGCATTGATACATTGCGTGTACTTTACCGTGACGATAGACGGCGTCTGATAGGAGAGGTTGTCATATCTAAGCTTGTGGGTATACACCTTAAACAACGGTTGGAGCAGTATACACAACAAGAGATTCCTGCTGAGCATCAAGTAAAATTTATGGCCGATATTGCTTTTGATTTAAACAATTTACAACCGTTTAGTATCAGTGGCATGGGAATATCCCAGAGAGAACTGCAAGAGTGGAAAGCTCTATATAATGAAAAAGGGTTAGGTATATAA
- a CDS encoding substrate-binding periplasmic protein — protein MAQYLHLFISIVILLSLSAHGVCENIWHISTGPDFETDIDSQVISIVVKQAYELSKEKVRITSSPSWKRSLIEANAGRVDGELYRIKGISKKFPNLVIIPIPVGNVSALAFTNKEKLKSLKIDSWNSLSNHSIGILNGILYIEDESKKNNLKMIEKVQTYDQLLNVVYFNRVDFGVWSYPTYLSFIKDKRFNQLHIFKTPLSVEYLYHYIHKKNKNLIVKLTNALGIMQENGEIKKIRKEFIDQLYK, from the coding sequence ATGGCTCAGTACCTCCATTTATTCATATCGATAGTGATACTCTTATCTTTAAGTGCTCATGGGGTTTGTGAAAATATTTGGCATATATCTACAGGCCCAGATTTTGAGACAGATATTGACTCACAAGTGATTTCGATAGTCGTTAAGCAAGCATATGAACTTTCGAAGGAAAAAGTTAGGATTACCTCTTCCCCTTCATGGAAAAGATCTTTAATCGAAGCTAATGCTGGCCGTGTAGACGGAGAACTTTACCGTATCAAGGGTATTAGTAAGAAGTTTCCAAATTTAGTTATCATCCCGATCCCTGTAGGCAATGTATCTGCATTGGCTTTTACCAACAAAGAGAAATTAAAATCACTCAAAATAGATAGCTGGAATAGCCTAAGTAATCATAGTATTGGGATATTGAATGGTATTTTATATATTGAGGATGAATCGAAAAAAAATAATTTAAAAATGATTGAAAAAGTTCAAACCTATGACCAATTATTGAATGTTGTTTATTTTAATAGGGTTGACTTTGGCGTATGGTCTTACCCTACCTATCTCTCCTTTATTAAAGATAAACGATTTAATCAACTACATATATTTAAGACACCTTTATCTGTGGAATATTTATATCATTACATACATAAAAAAAATAAAAACTTAATAGTAAAGCTAACTAATGCATTAGGAATTATGCAAGAAAATGGAGAAATTAAAAAAATAAGGAAAGAGTTCATTGATCAACTATATAAGTAA
- the tnpC gene encoding IS66 family transposase produces MKSPKIETLTVEGFDQLRLAIEQSNLTEAHKALVIGVLELCLWLQQKLTFSQISINNLKKAFGIQSEKRSRGTKPPETVDADAPIEDEPSQGDTTGNTDNIQPKPKPVADKPKRPGHGQLHASAYTAAEVIALNHPDYKAGDPCPTQCGGRLYEIKTPGVFIRIEGGQLFNAYRYEQQRLRCALCGELLKAPRSSNITEKYDERAKAMVAVLKYQLGLPLYRLAQWQQQTGVPIPDTTQWGLILNVYQVAAYIFNALVTLAAQSPLFFQDDTTVKVQSVMTGKEVNPDKPDKKGTFTTGLVADHQGHPIYLFFSGVKHAGENLTDVLNEREEDLPIPFQACDALSQNKVDKALETIVCHCIVHGRRKFVELEADYPDEAKIVLDTIGQVYANEAHCKKHKLPPKDRLAYHQEHSKPLMEEMKQWMELQLAVEEPKTPLAKSYRYWLKRWDTLTRFLTRAGAPLDTNTVERALKLAIRIRKSSLFHKTLNGAKVGSELMSVIHTALQNGINPIDYLTVLQQHQEQVKQDPFAWLPWNYQQTLLSITTQEASLAA; encoded by the coding sequence ATGAAATCACCCAAAATCGAGACATTAACTGTCGAAGGCTTCGACCAATTACGCCTAGCCATTGAGCAGTCGAATTTAACAGAGGCACACAAAGCCTTAGTCATTGGTGTATTGGAGCTGTGTTTATGGCTCCAGCAAAAACTGACCTTCTCGCAAATTAGCATTAATAACCTTAAAAAGGCGTTTGGCATCCAATCAGAGAAGCGTTCTCGCGGTACAAAGCCACCAGAGACTGTTGATGCAGACGCACCGATTGAAGATGAGCCTAGCCAGGGTGACACGACAGGAAATACTGATAACATCCAGCCTAAACCAAAACCCGTAGCAGACAAGCCCAAGCGGCCTGGTCATGGTCAATTACACGCCAGTGCTTATACTGCGGCCGAAGTCATTGCGCTCAATCACCCTGATTATAAAGCTGGTGATCCTTGTCCCACACAGTGTGGAGGCAGGCTCTATGAAATCAAGACACCAGGTGTCTTTATCCGCATTGAAGGCGGCCAGTTATTCAATGCTTACCGCTATGAACAACAGCGGTTACGTTGTGCTTTGTGTGGTGAGCTACTTAAAGCGCCACGGTCTTCTAACATCACAGAGAAATACGACGAAAGAGCAAAAGCGATGGTTGCCGTTCTAAAGTATCAGCTAGGCTTACCTCTGTATCGACTAGCTCAATGGCAACAACAAACCGGTGTGCCCATTCCTGATACTACCCAATGGGGATTGATCCTGAATGTTTATCAAGTTGCTGCTTATATCTTCAATGCTCTGGTGACATTGGCTGCACAAAGCCCTTTATTCTTTCAGGATGATACGACAGTCAAAGTGCAATCAGTGATGACGGGTAAGGAGGTGAATCCTGATAAGCCAGATAAAAAAGGCACATTTACTACCGGTCTAGTGGCTGATCATCAAGGTCATCCTATCTATTTATTTTTCTCCGGGGTAAAACATGCCGGTGAAAATCTAACCGATGTATTAAATGAGCGAGAGGAGGATTTACCTATCCCGTTTCAAGCTTGCGATGCCTTATCCCAAAATAAAGTAGATAAAGCCTTAGAAACCATTGTTTGCCACTGTATTGTGCATGGACGACGAAAATTTGTTGAGCTTGAAGCCGATTACCCTGATGAGGCTAAAATCGTCTTGGATACTATTGGGCAAGTTTATGCTAACGAAGCCCATTGTAAAAAACATAAGCTACCCCCTAAAGACCGACTGGCTTATCACCAGGAACATAGCAAGCCATTGATGGAAGAAATGAAGCAGTGGATGGAGCTGCAGCTGGCGGTAGAAGAACCTAAAACACCCTTAGCAAAAAGCTACCGCTACTGGCTTAAACGTTGGGACACCTTGACTCGGTTTTTAACCCGTGCTGGTGCACCATTGGATACCAATACAGTTGAGCGTGCTTTGAAGCTGGCGATTCGCATCAGGAAAAGCAGCTTATTCCACAAAACCCTCAATGGTGCCAAAGTGGGTAGTGAATTAATGAGTGTCATCCATACCGCTTTACAAAATGGCATTAACCCCATTGATTATTTAACGGTATTACAGCAACACCAGGAACAAGTGAAACAAGACCCCTTTGCGTGGTTACCCTGGAATTACCAACAAACCCTGTTATCAATTACAACACAAGAAGCATCATTAGCTGCATAA
- a CDS encoding DNA-binding protein, protein MAQVCEKLYREGLKPNQRNVREILGTGSTSTLLRHINTWKERQQAAANTELDLPQSVIGTIKKAMLEAVDNATQKQEAALVDAKEQLQEAFRGLNAYEDKIKVLKHEKNTLLAQSEAKTLELEKQLAATQRRADDLETQNKALNSKLDEALRAQEIARTESAKAQMQVERADIAVEKAEQRGDELRQELEQLKSALTTAEKAAATAEAVAKEQSKAIDRLDTELAEDKQALTALQSRYDNLLGRYEEAAKMETKVQEQDKQISRLESDILNHQRRYEDLLAKYEACTRLESATTARLAVLEAQSSQPAKPTDKSTKK, encoded by the coding sequence GTGGCCCAAGTGTGCGAGAAGCTTTATCGGGAAGGTCTAAAGCCGAACCAGCGTAATGTACGAGAGATACTGGGCACCGGCAGCACCTCAACGCTACTCCGCCATATCAATACTTGGAAAGAGCGCCAACAAGCCGCCGCCAATACCGAGCTTGACCTGCCTCAGTCGGTCATCGGCACAATTAAAAAAGCCATGCTGGAAGCCGTGGATAATGCGACCCAAAAACAGGAGGCTGCCCTGGTTGATGCCAAAGAACAGCTCCAAGAAGCCTTTCGGGGGTTGAATGCCTATGAAGATAAGATCAAGGTGTTAAAACACGAAAAAAATACCCTGTTAGCACAGTCCGAAGCCAAAACCCTGGAACTGGAAAAGCAATTAGCCGCCACTCAGCGCCGGGCCGATGACCTAGAAACCCAAAATAAAGCCCTAAACAGTAAGCTGGATGAGGCCTTACGGGCCCAGGAAATCGCTCGTACCGAATCGGCTAAAGCCCAAATGCAGGTAGAGCGGGCTGACATCGCCGTCGAGAAAGCCGAACAGCGTGGCGATGAACTGCGCCAGGAGTTAGAACAGCTCAAATCTGCTTTAACCACCGCAGAAAAAGCCGCCGCCACCGCCGAAGCCGTCGCAAAAGAACAGAGCAAAGCGATTGACCGACTCGATACGGAATTGGCTGAGGACAAACAGGCTTTAACTGCCTTGCAATCCCGTTATGACAATTTGCTCGGCCGCTATGAAGAAGCCGCCAAAATGGAAACTAAAGTGCAAGAGCAAGATAAACAAATTAGCCGGCTAGAATCAGACATTCTCAACCATCAACGCCGTTATGAAGACCTGCTAGCAAAATATGAAGCCTGTACTCGGTTGGAATCTGCGACAACCGCTCGGCTGGCGGTATTGGAAGCCCAAAGCAGTCAACCTGCTAAGCCCACTGACAAATCAACCAAAAAATAA